The genomic DNA CTTCAGGCGGCGCGCAGGCGCTGCGGCATGGCGCGCGGGCAATCGACGGGATAGAACGGCACCAGTTGCAAGCGGTCGAGCAAGGCCGTGCCGAATTGGCGCGCCAGCGCCGGCCGGATCAGCAATTCCAGCTCCAGCGGCGCTGGCAATGCCGCCCCGGCGCGACCGCGACAGGCCTGGGCAATGGTCTGGAGGCCAATGTCGGTCGTGGCCATGACGATGGCCTGGCCGGCGTCGGCGCCGTCCAGCGTGCCATGGGCCAGCACCTGGCGCAACAACGTCACGGCGCTCGGGTGGGCCCGTTCCAGGCGGTCGAGCAGCAGCACGCGGCGCGGATCGCGCCGCAGCAGGTCGGCCAGGACCTGGCGCAGCGCCTCCACCTCGTGTTGGCGGGTGCAGGCCGCCATGTCCACCGCGATCAGCGCATGGGCGCCGCCGTAGACCAATTCGGCCAGTGCCAGCGCCGTGCGCGTGCGCCCGGCCTCGCCGGGGCCGACGAACAGGCCGGCCG from Pseudoduganella armeniaca includes the following:
- a CDS encoding AAA family ATPase; the encoded protein is MMSLATTIPHDLHLRLHDRVPGQLHAIATVTQRLRAARVGRGDPDGPLAAGLFVGPGEAGRTRTALALAELVYGGAHALIAVDMAACTRQHEVEALRQVLADLLRRDPRRVLLLDRLERAHPSAVTLLRQVLAHGTLDGADAGQAIVMATTDIGLQTIAQACRGRAGAALPAPLELELLIRPALARQFGTALLDRLQLVPFYPVDCPRAMPQRLRAA